The proteins below are encoded in one region of Chrysemys picta bellii isolate R12L10 chromosome 4, ASM1138683v2, whole genome shotgun sequence:
- the CALM1 gene encoding calmodulin-1, with protein MADQLTEEQIAEFKEAFSLFDKDGDGTITTKELGTVMRSLGQNPTEAELQDMINEVDADGNGTIDFPEFLTMMARKMKDTDSEEEIREAFRVFDKDGNGYISAAELRHVMTNLGEKLTDEEVDEMIREADIDGDGQVNYEEFVQMMTAK; from the exons ATG GCTGATCAGCTGACTGAAGAACAGATTGCTG AGTTCAAGGAAGCTTTCTCCCTATTTGACAAAGATGGTGATGGCACCATCACAACAAAAGAGCTTGGGACTGTCATGAGGTCATTGGGTCAAAACCCAACAGAAGCAGAATTACAGGATATGATCAACGAGGTAGATGCTGATG GCAATGGCACTATCGATTTCCCTGAGTTCTTGACCATGATGGCCAGAAAAATGAAGGACACTGACAGCGAGGAAGAAATCCGTGAGGCATTCCGAGTCTTTGACAAG GATGGCAATGGTTATATCAGTGCAGCAGAACTACGTCATGTTATGACAAACTTAGGAGAAAAGCTAACAGATGAAGAAGTAGATGAAATGATCAGAGAAGCAGATATCGATGGAGATGGACAAGTGAACTATGAAG AATTCGTACAGATGATGACCGCAAAATGA